GCTGCTAACCACCCGGGATAAAGTAGCTCTGGTGTCATTCCAGGAGCGGGATGCCGCTGTGAATATTGAATTTACCAGAAATTACTCATATATGCACTCCAGCCTCAATAACCTGGCACCACATGGCCTTACTCCACTGGCTAAAGGATTGGAAACAGGGCTGACACTTATCAGACAATCAAGACCCAAGAACCCCCTGTTGGTTTTAATTACAGACGGCAGGCCAAATACCCCTCTGGTCAGCCTGGACCCTGTTGCCGATGCCGTTAATATATGCCGGAGTTTTCCTAAACACAGGATAAGATTTACTGCTGTGGGAATCGACCCCTTGGGAGAATTCATCCCCACGCTGGCTGAGGCCGCAAAGGGAACTTACTACCTCGTGGAGGATATTGACCGCAGCAGTCTGATAAATATTATGCATGGTGAACGAAAGGTAATATCAAAAACAAAGTCCTGAGACGTACAGTCCGGAGGCCAGCAACTGCGCTGGCCTTTTTGTTTTTTAGCTAACATTGTTTGACGAAAGGTCGGTGACAGTCTTGTCAGCAAATCAGAGAGCATCTTATAATTATCAAAAACTGAAAATCGTCTCCCAAAACCTTGGCGGATATTTTGATATGAACCAGGGCGTCATTATGGGAACAACCGCAGTTGTGAGTCAATTGGCCCATCATGAATCAGCTAAATCCTTGGGTGAAGTGGGTATTTCCAGGGATAGGGATGCCGGGCAGCACTACTTTAATCTCGAAGAGCCGCGTAAAGTTGTTCATATTGACGTCCTCCATAACTCTGCCGAAATCAATCAGGTTGATGTAGCCAACCGCATCAGACAGATAATCCCCAATTACCTGAATACAGTTGACCGTAATCAGGACTTGAGCCCTGAAGAACAGGATCTGGCAGCGGCCAACATTTCCAGGGGAATTCATCTCCAGACTGCGCTGGGTTATGGGACAAGCATGGATCCTGACCAAAAGGCCGTAAAGGGCACTGACGACCGGTATTTGAATCACATTCACCTGCTGGCAAAACTGAAACCCCGTTATTACAGTTTAGCCTACTGCCTGATTGATGAGATTGAAAGGGCCATCATCTATCAGGGCGCCCAACTCCGCAAGGTAATAAAAATTATCCACTATGGCAGCGCTGACGAAGGAGCAGCCAGCGCCGCTTCAACCCTTTATCTACCCCCGGTTTCCAAAGGTTTGTCGGAAGCGCTGCGACACCAGAACATGCTTCAGGTGATGAACAGCCTGGCGATGCGGCTGGGAAGTATTGAAGCCGTAGTAGATTTCTTCAAGTATCTCTCCCCTATCAGAAACTTTAAGCTGGGGAGTTTCCAGAAAGACAAAAAAGAATTTGATAAGCTGGTGTCTCAGCTGGTCAAAAACGATATTGTTAAGCAGACACTTTTTGGATATACCCTTACCGATACAGGTAATGAAATGCAGGATTTCTTAAAGAAAAACAAGAAAGAACTGGCTGCCCAAATACGGAAGTGCATCAGGCAGTTCAGGCATACTCAGCCAAAGTTTCAATCATTCCGTTATTCACACCTGAAATCAAAAGAAAAACAGTTTCCCAACAGGCGTAAAGTGGTCACCCCAAATGACCCTGTATCCTGGAAGGGCGAAATTGCAGTACCGGAAACAGTTGTGGAGGCAGCCAGGAGAAGTTTTCTCTCCAAAAGCTCTTCTATCAATATTACTGTCAAAGATATCAAGGTATATGCAAGAAAGTCCTATGCACCTGTAGATACCTGCCTCCTGGTTGACTGCAGCGGGAGTATGATGGGTGACCGCATCAGGGCGGTCAGCAATGTTGCCGAGTACCTGCTCTTAAACAGCCGGGAAAAGGTATCCATGGTTACCTTTCAGGAAAGACAGGCCAAAGTTCTGGTGCCATTTACCCGCAGTTATAGTGAACTGCACCAGGGACTGTCAAAAATAATACCAGGTGGTTTGACCCCCCTGGCGCTTGGACTGAAGACCACTGTAGACATGTTTAAAAAAGAGCGGCCGCGCAATCCTCTACTCGTTCTGATTACTGACGGGATTCCCAATTATCCCCTGTGGACAACAGACCCTATAGAGGATGCAATCAAGGCAGCAGCAATGATTGCTGAAGAAAATATCCATTTCATCTGTATCGGGATAGACCCGAATCATGAGTTTCTTCCCCTTCTTGCCGAAGCCGGAAAGGGTAATTCTTATATAGTTGACGATAATGACAGAAATAATTTGATAGGAATCGTCAGCCAGGTGAAAAAAGAATTCCAGAGCGGTCATAAGCAGTTTTCGTTCACATAGTGGTATCAGTTTTCAATCATAGTTTCCGCATCTATCAGGGAATCTGCTATTTCTGCAATCGTTTCTTCTATTAATTCACTGGTCATGCCCAGCAGTTCTGTAGCAAAACCGTCAAAAGGATAAAGCAGCCCATCCCCGCCAAGCCCTATCCCCATAGACATGCTGGCAGCATCAGCAACATGGACCAAAGAGGTCAGCTTAGGATTATGCTTCGCCAGCGCGGGAGTGTGATGAT
This DNA window, taken from Phosphitispora fastidiosa, encodes the following:
- a CDS encoding vWA domain-containing protein codes for the protein MSANQRASYNYQKLKIVSQNLGGYFDMNQGVIMGTTAVVSQLAHHESAKSLGEVGISRDRDAGQHYFNLEEPRKVVHIDVLHNSAEINQVDVANRIRQIIPNYLNTVDRNQDLSPEEQDLAAANISRGIHLQTALGYGTSMDPDQKAVKGTDDRYLNHIHLLAKLKPRYYSLAYCLIDEIERAIIYQGAQLRKVIKIIHYGSADEGAASAASTLYLPPVSKGLSEALRHQNMLQVMNSLAMRLGSIEAVVDFFKYLSPIRNFKLGSFQKDKKEFDKLVSQLVKNDIVKQTLFGYTLTDTGNEMQDFLKKNKKELAAQIRKCIRQFRHTQPKFQSFRYSHLKSKEKQFPNRRKVVTPNDPVSWKGEIAVPETVVEAARRSFLSKSSSINITVKDIKVYARKSYAPVDTCLLVDCSGSMMGDRIRAVSNVAEYLLLNSREKVSMVTFQERQAKVLVPFTRSYSELHQGLSKIIPGGLTPLALGLKTTVDMFKKERPRNPLLVLITDGIPNYPLWTTDPIEDAIKAAAMIAEENIHFICIGIDPNHEFLPLLAEAGKGNSYIVDDNDRNNLIGIVSQVKKEFQSGHKQFSFT